AAGCAATCTTTACCGTTTCCACAAGTGGCATCCACGACGGTATCTCCAGGAGTAAGCACATGTTGAAAGATTTCATGAGATAACCGGACAACATTTCCTTGAAGCAATCCTATTCCTTTAAACATCAATAAGCCTATTGCAAAGATACTCTTTTCTCGATAACATTATGCCCTAGTTTTTGGGGTATTAGCTCAGTTGGTTAGAGCGTCACGTTGACATCGTGAAGGTCAGCTGTTCAAGTCAGCTATATCCCAACTTTCTTTACAAATTCTGTGTAAAAAATTTCCTGTCCTTTCGATCTCCACAACCTTTCAAACCAAGAATCTCCGTAATTCTCCAGCATCTTACAATAATAAGGCTCTTCCAATTTAGGCAGTAAGCGTTGTTGCATAATCTTGATAGCCTGAAGAAGGTAATTTTTATCATCTGTAGCGAGAATGATAATTCCAGAGTCTACTAGAACCCTAACAATATCGTTCATAAACTCATATTGAAATAAACGATGTTTACGATGACGCGATTTTGGCCATGGATCAGGAAAGTTAACAACAATACGTTGTATAACCTCATTCTGAATATAATGACGGAAAAAGGTTTGAGCTTCACCGCAAACAATCCTCAAGTTTCTCACTTGAGAATTATGCATTTTAGACCAGATTTTCCTTACCCGATCAAAGCGTTTTTCAACTGCTATCCAATTCATGTTCGGGTTTTTGTTAGCTTGCGCAACTACCCAATCACCGTTCCCTGAACAAAGTTCACAGAAAATTGGGTGATTATTCCCGAAAAATTCTTCCCAACTAGGCATCTCAAACTGACCATGTTTGAAATAATGTTCAGGAATGTAAAGGACATCATCCTTGATTTGGGTTTTACGTTCTTCCCCAAAAAAAGGAGCTTTTAAATCTTGTGGTTTCATTTAGAAATAATAATAAGAGATTACAACTCAAGAAATTATAGAAGCTCTTTCGGTTTTCTTTAAGAGTTTTCTTTTCAAGAAAAAAAGAGAGAAAATACAATTTATATCAGAAAAAAAACGACCTTTGGGAATCCCAAAAGTCGTTAAAGTACGTGTATAATAATGATTTCAAAAAACTACCAACTTAAATTCGCAGCAGTCTGGTATTCTATTACACGAGTTTCAAAAAAGTTTTTCTCTTTATTAAGATCGATAGTTTCACTCATCCATGGGAAAGGATTCTTAGAATGATAAATAGGCTTCAAACCAATTCTTTCTAAACGACGATCAGCAATATGACGTACGTAGTCAATAAACATTGAAGCTTTTAATCCTAAAATCCCACGTGGCAAGCAATCACGAGCATATTCGATTTCCAAATCTACAGCCTTTTCAATAAGTGCGATAATTTCACTTTGAAGTTCTGGAGTCCATACCTCGGGGTTTTCTTCTTTAATTCCGTTGATAAGATCGATACCGAAATTCAAATGGATAGTCTCATCTCGTAAAATATACTGGTATTGCTCTCCAATTCCAGTCATCTTATTTTGACGATGGAAAGAAAGGATCATTACAAAACCACTATAGAAAAAAATCCCTTCCATAATGATGTAGTAGCCTACCAAGTTTTTAATAAACTGGCTCAATCCTTCTAGCGAATTCGTAGAAAAATTAGGGTCTAAAACATCCCCAGTCAAGGTCATTTGGAAATCATCCTTAGCCCTAATCGTTGCACGTTCGTTATAAGCATTGAAAACCTCTGCTTCATCTAGTCCCAAAGACTCACAAATGTAAAGAAACGTGTGCGTATGCACAGCTTCTTCAAATGCTTGTCTCAATAAATATTGGCGTGCTTCAGGATTTGTAATGTGCTTAAAAATAGCCAAAACAATGTTATTCCCTACTAAACTTTCCGCTGTACTGAAAAACCCAAGGTTTAAAAGAATAACTCGACGTTCATCTTCGGAAAGATTGTTTGATTTCCATAATTCGATATCGCGAGCCATTGGGACTTCTGTTGGGAGCCAGGTATTCGCGCATCCATTTACATAGTGTTCCCAAGCCCATTTATACTTAATAGGGACTAACTGATTCACATCCACCTGATTACAATTAACCAAGCGCTTGCTATTTAATTGGACGCGTTTTGATTTACCTTCTAAAATATCTGCTTCCATTGTTTCCATCCTTCTCTTTTATATTACTGGCAAGATTCGCAACCTTCCTCGAAAGAACAGACGGGTGTTTTCTTAGCTCTGTCTACGACTATACTTGTAGAAGCAGACTTGTTTTTCATCCATCTAGGTTGAATTCCTCGTTTATTGATATCAGTAAACGATTTTTCTACAGAGGTAGCTGCTGAGGACCTTAAGTAATACGTGGTTTTCAGTCCTTTTTTCCATGCTGTAAGATA
Above is a genomic segment from Chlamydia abortus containing:
- the trmB gene encoding tRNA (guanosine(46)-N7)-methyltransferase TrmB, with the translated sequence MKPQDLKAPFFGEERKTQIKDDVLYIPEHYFKHGQFEMPSWEEFFGNNHPIFCELCSGNGDWVVAQANKNPNMNWIAVEKRFDRVRKIWSKMHNSQVRNLRIVCGEAQTFFRHYIQNEVIQRIVVNFPDPWPKSRHRKHRLFQYEFMNDIVRVLVDSGIIILATDDKNYLLQAIKIMQQRLLPKLEEPYYCKMLENYGDSWFERLWRSKGQEIFYTEFVKKVGI
- a CDS encoding ribonucleotide-diphosphate reductase subunit beta, with the translated sequence MEADILEGKSKRVQLNSKRLVNCNQVDVNQLVPIKYKWAWEHYVNGCANTWLPTEVPMARDIELWKSNNLSEDERRVILLNLGFFSTAESLVGNNIVLAIFKHITNPEARQYLLRQAFEEAVHTHTFLYICESLGLDEAEVFNAYNERATIRAKDDFQMTLTGDVLDPNFSTNSLEGLSQFIKNLVGYYIIMEGIFFYSGFVMILSFHRQNKMTGIGEQYQYILRDETIHLNFGIDLINGIKEENPEVWTPELQSEIIALIEKAVDLEIEYARDCLPRGILGLKASMFIDYVRHIADRRLERIGLKPIYHSKNPFPWMSETIDLNKEKNFFETRVIEYQTAANLSW